The sequence CAGTCGGGTCAAGTGCATAATCCAATCCCATTTGGTCAGAGGAATTTCTTTGAACAATACTTTATCAGGATTGGAAATACGGATTTCCTTGCCATCAACCGTAACGGTCTTAGCCGTAACCGGCATGTGGATTACCTCCATCGGAGCCCAAATTCCAGGCGGATGCCAGGGGACAACCGTCCAAGACGGGTTTCGGTACATACATTGCATTGTGCCCATAAAACAACCAAGGAGGGAATAATGTATGGCACAAGAACAAGGCTTTCCGGATCACGCTCCCACACCGGACTATCTCCCTAATGATGGGTTTGGCCCATCCATGTATCCCCAGTCCGGCCCCGGTTACACCCCTTACTATTCCGGCTACGATCCATACGGATACCCGGGGTATCCAGGTCAAGAGGATGTGCAAAACAGTCAATTCTTCCCGTTTTTCGGCTTTCCTTTCTTTCGCCCGTTTCCCTTCTTCCCTTTCTTCCCCCCGTTTTTCAGACCCTTCCCTTTTAGAAGACGCTTCTTTTGGTAAGGACTCTGTCATTTCCGGCCGTTGGCCGGTTTTTCTTATTATCCGGAAAAGTGAAGGATGGTGGGTGATCGCAGGGTGCCATGGGGAGTCCACTCCAGGTAGCGGACCACGACAGAGACGGTGGGACGGACCCAAACAACACCGGTTTCTGTCGGGGGATTGATGACGGGGGGATCCGGCACTTGCATCCGGGGCCACCATGTTTTTAACAGCATCCACTCCTGTTCCCCCAATCCCGATGCAGCCCGACCGATATAACGCCATCCCCTTTCCTTGTCATCCTCCACCCCCAACAGAATCGCATTCACTCGTTCTCCCTTTAGAGACACTCCCACCATTTGTGCCGTCAGCGTACGAAAGTGTTTACACTTACGCCAATCGGCATGCTTCTGTCCCAATCGGTAGAAGCTGGTTTTCCGTTTCATAACGATCCCTTCCCAGCCCCGCTCTTCCGTCGCCCGCCACAATGCCTTTCCATCTTCAAAAGAGTCCGTGACCCCCACCCGCTCCAGCGAATGATCCTCCATGAGGGAACGCAGGAGAAAATCACGTTTTTCCCACTCCTGTTCCAGCATCGATATTCCGTTTTGTTCCAACATATCAAACAACTGATACTGAACGGGGATTTGTTTACCAACGGCCTCCACTTTACGCGGATCCTGAAGAAGATCGCGTTTTAATACTCGGAAAAAATCGGGTCGACCTTCATGAACGGCGATTACTTCTCCATCCAGAACGGCGGAACAGGAAAGGCCCGCCAGTTCCGCCGTCAGTTCGGGGTATTGAGCGGTTCGCTCCTGCCCCCTTCGGTTCCATAAGCGGACCCGACCTTCATCCAAATGGGCCAATATGCGAACACCATCCCATTTGACCTGATGGATCCATTCGGCGGAAGTCAGCACGCGGTCGGTTTGTATCGGTTCCATCGGTTTCAGGGGGGGAATCATCCGGCTAATCTCCTATCGCAACAAGTTCGTGAATAGTCTGCCCTGATCCGGTTTCCTTCAAGCATGAAACAACCTTCATTCCACATAGGGTGAAGAGGGAGGTGATAGAAGGATGCCTGAACTGCTGGTCCAGATTGCACTTATCATTATCTGTTTCCGTTGCGCTTACCAACTTGTCCGGATGATTCAGGGAAACCGTCAACCCATCCTGGAAGTCCTGTACCAAATTTCTATCTTTACAGTCGCCCTTTGGTTGCTGCTGGGCATCTCCTGATTCGATTACTCCCCTTTTTTCCGTATCTCTGTCCAAACCCTACATACACTGGTATAAAACCAGGGGGGAGACCGTCATGACTAAACCAATCCGATTCCAGTGGATACCGGTGATTGTAGGCACGTTAATCGCAGTCAATTTGATGCTAATCGGTCTGATCGTTGCCAGAAACGTCACTGTTTTTCCGGAATCCGTACCCACTTGGGCCCAGCCGGGAACGCCTCAATTAACCACCGACTACCGAATGGAGTTGGAAAGCACCACCCGGGAAGGAAGTTGGGTGGTGGAACATTATCGCAAGATAAAGATACGCCTGGATGAAAACGGGAAAGAAGTCGAGCAGAGCCCCACTTCGGAACAGACCCATATTCGATATTGGAACGGGGAGTAAACCGCCTTATTTGGCGGCTTTTTTCTTTCCTCTGCCCGCTCCTTTTTTCCCTTCCGATTGTTCCAGGCTGGCTTTCAGCGCTTCCATCAGATCGACTACCCGTTCCGGCTTTTTCTCCGGCACTTCCACCACTTCTTCTCCCTTTACCTTCTTCTCGATCACTTCTTCCACCGCTTGTCGATAGGTGTCCTGATACCGATCAGGATCAAACGCGGTCGTCAGGTTTTCGATCAGTTGCTGGGCCATCGTCGTCTCCTTCTCCGGTAGCTCCGTCTGCCCCGGAACATCCGGAACTGCAGCCGCATTCCGGACTTCATCGGGGTAGTAGATCGTTTCCATCACTAAACATCCCTCATAGACCCGAACCACCGCCAATGATTGTTTGGAACGGATCGTGATTTGCGCCACCCCGATCCGTCCCGTCTCTCGCATCGCTTCCCGCAGCAGTGCATACGCCCGATCTCCATGATCACCAGGGCCGAGATAATAGGTTCGGTCGAAGTAGATGGGATCGATCTCTTCCAACTGAACAAAGTCCAGAATTTCGATCGACTTGCGATTTTCCGGCATCACCGCTTCCAACTCGTCCTTCTCCATCAGGACAAACTGGTTATCCGCGTACTCATATCCCTTAACAATCTCCTCCCACGGCACTTCGGTCTCACAGTGGGGACATGTCCGCGTGTATTTGATGGGGGTCTTACACTTCCGATGTAAGTTGCGAAACGACACTCCTTTTTCCTTGGTGGCAGCATACATCTTCACCGGTATATGGACCAAACCGAAACTGATCGACCCTTTCCAAATCGTATGCATGGATGATTCCCTCCTACAGCGTCATGGTTGCCCCTGCGGGACTACCATTGAGGACTGTTGCGCCATTACAGACAACAATTAAAGGCTGTGCGGCTGTTCCGCCAGGGGAAGGGATTCCCAACAGCGGCGTGTCGCGTCCGGGTTCCCTTCCATCCAATGGCACAACCCTTCGAAAAACAGCGGCTCTCTCCAATCGGGAGCCATTACGGCCGCATCGCGAAAGTGGTTCCGCGCCTCGCTTGGATTTTTTTGCTGCAACAAAATCCGCCCCATTTGATAATGTCCCAACGAACATGTAAATGGGTCCGTATGGGCCTGCTGGATTACCTGATGCGCCAATTCCTTCGCCTCGTTCCATTCATTTGCCCGGGCATGGAGGCGCGAGCGGAGAATCAGCCATAACGGTTCATCCGCCAGGGGAGCCGGCAATTGATTCATCACCCGTCGGATGCCATCCATCTCCCCCTCCTCTCCCTCTTGTAACTGAAACCAGACGAATGTAAACAATAGATCGGGATTACGGGGAGCCAGGGTGAGAGCTTTTTTTAACATCGCCAATGCCTCTCCAAGCTGTCCGTGCTGCCACAGATGCCAGCTGATCCCGTGATAGCCTGCCACGCGTTTGGGATCCTGCTGAAGCAATTTGCGGTACCATCTCACGGCTCCTTCCCCATCGCCGGAGGCTTCAAAATCCCGTGCGATCTCCTCCATCATTTCCGGTCGTTTGATCTCTTCAAAGGCGGCCATCCGCCAGTAGGCGGCACTTTCCCACCGTCCTGCCCGCTCGTAACAACAGGCCAGATAATACATCGCTTCCCAATCCCTTTCACCCGTCCGCAATGCATGAAAAAAGCGGGGGACCGCCTCATGGTATTCCTGTAGGCGGTAATAGCAGGCTCCCAAGTTGAACCAAGAATCCCCATGATCCGGATCGATCGCCAATGCTTTTTCAAAATGTCGGATCGCTTGTTCATCCCCGCCCCGTTTAATGTGAACACACCCCAGCATGTGGTGGGCAAACGCTTGGAAGCGAGCGTGCTCGGCCGTCTCCGCCACCAACTGAAAATGTCGCTGTGCCTCGCTCCATTGACCGGACTGAAATTGGGACAGGGCCAGGTACACCCTTCCCAGCAAAAATTCCGGTTCCGACTCCACAACCTGATCGAAAAACGGACGGGCTTCCTGAAACATTTTCAATTGATAATATCCCTGACCCTGACGAAACGCCCGAACCACCTGGCCATCCAGCCAAAACTCTTCTCCCACTTCTTCCTGCTCGTTCCCATCCAGATCGGGGTGTGTCTGAAGAAGGGCGGCCATTGCCTCCTCCAAGGCAATCCACCCTTCCAACAGTTCCCCCATCCCATTCCGAATCCCTTGTACTTCTTGCCTCATGCGGGACCGCTCCGGCGGCTGAGCAGTGGGGTATTCCGATTGAATGAAAGCGATGCGGGCGCTATAATGTTTCAACCATTCCTGTAACATCTCGGTCACCTCCCCTTGAGTATCTGCTTGTATGGAAGAAACCATGCGGTTGGACGATCCGATCACATGAATGATCGGACTTTAGTCGCAAGGCTCGGACTGGTATACTAGTAGCAGTCTAATGAAGGTGTTTGGAGGGCGAGATATGATCGTAAAACCGAAATTCAAAGGATTTATTTGCACAACGGCGCATCCGGCAGGCTGCGCACAACATGTGATGGAACAAATCCGGCATGTA is a genomic window of Desmospora profundinema containing:
- a CDS encoding ATP-dependent DNA ligase, with the translated sequence MIPPLKPMEPIQTDRVLTSAEWIHQVKWDGVRILAHLDEGRVRLWNRRGQERTAQYPELTAELAGLSCSAVLDGEVIAVHEGRPDFFRVLKRDLLQDPRKVEAVGKQIPVQYQLFDMLEQNGISMLEQEWEKRDFLLRSLMEDHSLERVGVTDSFEDGKALWRATEERGWEGIVMKRKTSFYRLGQKHADWRKCKHFRTLTAQMVGVSLKGERVNAILLGVEDDKERGWRYIGRAASGLGEQEWMLLKTWWPRMQVPDPPVINPPTETGVVWVRPTVSVVVRYLEWTPHGTLRSPTILHFSG
- a CDS encoding tetratricopeptide repeat protein — translated: MLQEWLKHYSARIAFIQSEYPTAQPPERSRMRQEVQGIRNGMGELLEGWIALEEAMAALLQTHPDLDGNEQEEVGEEFWLDGQVVRAFRQGQGYYQLKMFQEARPFFDQVVESEPEFLLGRVYLALSQFQSGQWSEAQRHFQLVAETAEHARFQAFAHHMLGCVHIKRGGDEQAIRHFEKALAIDPDHGDSWFNLGACYYRLQEYHEAVPRFFHALRTGERDWEAMYYLACCYERAGRWESAAYWRMAAFEEIKRPEMMEEIARDFEASGDGEGAVRWYRKLLQQDPKRVAGYHGISWHLWQHGQLGEALAMLKKALTLAPRNPDLLFTFVWFQLQEGEEGEMDGIRRVMNQLPAPLADEPLWLILRSRLHARANEWNEAKELAHQVIQQAHTDPFTCSLGHYQMGRILLQQKNPSEARNHFRDAAVMAPDWREPLFFEGLCHWMEGNPDATRRCWESLPLAEQPHSL
- the ku gene encoding non-homologous end joining protein Ku, giving the protein MHTIWKGSISFGLVHIPVKMYAATKEKGVSFRNLHRKCKTPIKYTRTCPHCETEVPWEEIVKGYEYADNQFVLMEKDELEAVMPENRKSIEILDFVQLEEIDPIYFDRTYYLGPGDHGDRAYALLREAMRETGRIGVAQITIRSKQSLAVVRVYEGCLVMETIYYPDEVRNAAAVPDVPGQTELPEKETTMAQQLIENLTTAFDPDRYQDTYRQAVEEVIEKKVKGEEVVEVPEKKPERVVDLMEALKASLEQSEGKKGAGRGKKKAAK